In Hyphomicrobiales bacterium, the following are encoded in one genomic region:
- a CDS encoding SCO family protein produces the protein MSALRTPLLLILAVCIAAFAIDTSPVRAGTEIVTDDSTAIAKPSRRTFVLTDGWGRTISDDDLIGHYLLVYFGYTFCPDVCPTSMITIAEVLDKLGDDASRIVPLFISVDPKRDTPKHLREYTSMFDERIIGLTGKKEFIDAAVDAYNVRYEIVEADPNDPDNYTIDHSSSVAFVAPDGRIITRFGHGLTTDEIVRRIKKTFVADPLQN, from the coding sequence ATGTCCGCGTTGCGCACGCCACTGCTTCTGATCCTTGCGGTCTGCATTGCCGCATTTGCCATCGACACCAGCCCGGTTCGGGCCGGCACCGAGATCGTCACTGACGACTCCACAGCGATCGCCAAGCCGAGCCGACGCACCTTCGTGCTGACCGATGGCTGGGGCCGGACGATCAGCGACGACGATCTGATCGGCCATTATCTGCTGGTCTATTTCGGCTACACCTTCTGCCCGGATGTCTGCCCGACGAGCATGATCACCATCGCCGAGGTGCTGGACAAACTCGGCGATGACGCCAGCCGGATCGTGCCGCTGTTCATCTCGGTCGATCCCAAGCGCGACACGCCGAAACACCTGCGCGAGTACACCTCGATGTTCGACGAGCGCATCATCGGACTGACGGGCAAAAAGGAATTCATCGACGCCGCGGTCGACGCCTACAACGTGCGCTACGAAATCGTCGAGGCCGACCCGAACGATCCCGACAACTACACGATCGACCATTCGTCGTCGGTGGCCTTCGTCGCACCGGACGGGCGCATCATCACCCGCTTCGGCCACGGCCTGACGACGGATGAAATCGTCCGGCGCATCAAGAAGACGTTCGTGGCAGATCCACTGCAGAACTGA
- a CDS encoding ABC transporter ATP-binding protein, giving the protein MIQLDGVTKVFRRQRVLDSLSLSIAAGDRIALIGANGAGKTTMIRCLLGEYTHQGEITVGGRRPRRERRAVLSDIAFVPQMPPPLKMPVRDLLRFAAKTCNADPAHMEEIGERLGLDLAEVSGKPFFKLSGGQKQKILVAVALGRESRVLIFDEPTANLDPAARRVLFGLLAERLDRGMIISSHRLEEISGLVNRVVEMDRGRVILDDRVVETVDPGSLQKCVVTLGEPDAAFAKAVGEWGFVANESGTAWNGDVPGPDRIRFLGMITRYAGLLRSFELTAASGSNGNAEKRT; this is encoded by the coding sequence GTGATCCAACTGGACGGCGTTACCAAGGTTTTCCGACGCCAGCGGGTCCTCGACAGCCTGTCGCTGTCGATTGCCGCGGGCGACCGGATTGCCCTGATCGGCGCCAACGGGGCCGGCAAGACGACCATGATCCGCTGCCTGTTGGGGGAGTACACCCATCAGGGCGAGATCACGGTCGGTGGCCGCCGGCCGCGCCGTGAGCGCCGCGCCGTCCTTAGCGATATCGCCTTCGTCCCGCAGATGCCGCCGCCGCTGAAAATGCCGGTGCGCGACCTGCTGCGCTTCGCCGCCAAGACCTGCAACGCCGATCCCGCCCATATGGAAGAGATCGGCGAACGCCTCGGCCTCGACCTGGCCGAGGTCAGCGGCAAGCCGTTCTTCAAGTTGTCGGGCGGCCAGAAGCAAAAGATTCTCGTCGCCGTCGCGCTTGGTCGCGAATCCCGCGTGCTGATCTTCGACGAACCGACCGCCAACCTCGACCCCGCCGCCCGCCGTGTGCTGTTCGGCCTGCTCGCCGAACGCCTCGACCGCGGCATGATCATTTCGTCCCACCGGCTGGAAGAAATCTCCGGCCTCGTCAATCGTGTGGTCGAAATGGACCGCGGCCGCGTCATCCTGGATGACCGCGTCGTGGAAACCGTCGATCCGGGCAGTCTGCAGAAATGCGTCGTCACACTGGGCGAACCCGACGCGGCGTTCGCCAAGGCGGTCGGCGAATGGGGTTTTGTCGCCAACGAATCCGGCACCGCCTGGAACGGCGACGTCCCGGGCCCCGACCGGATCCGTTTCCTCGGCATGATCACGCGCTATGCCGGACTGTTGCGCAGTTTCGAACTCACCGCCGCCTCCGGCTCCAACGGGAACGCGGAGAAGCGCACATGA
- a CDS encoding 4Fe-4S ferredoxin: protein MAKKLTAKQRTQRRTLLLSALAGSATVALSLMGYVPVLRDIAKRLRPPGALAEKPFLASCIKCGQCVQVCPVEAIKLADAGDGFGIGVPYIDARKQACDFSCDAVQCVLACPTGALTHAIDKKEQVRMGLARLARPEACLARKGEGFKGLARGPDFPGIHRYTEIDRWNPIPVADHPYDVELCDLCVRECPIENAISLEPIDGNADDKRRTPVVHEACVGCGMCEMICPVDPACIVIDERKLWGTA from the coding sequence ATGGCCAAAAAGCTCACTGCCAAGCAACGGACCCAGCGGCGCACGCTGTTACTGTCAGCGCTCGCCGGTTCGGCAACCGTTGCCCTCTCGCTGATGGGGTATGTCCCCGTTCTGCGTGATATCGCCAAGCGTCTGCGTCCTCCCGGCGCGCTTGCGGAAAAACCGTTCCTCGCCTCCTGCATCAAGTGTGGGCAGTGCGTTCAGGTCTGTCCCGTTGAGGCGATCAAGCTGGCCGACGCCGGCGATGGCTTCGGAATCGGCGTTCCGTATATCGATGCGCGCAAGCAGGCCTGCGACTTCTCCTGCGACGCTGTCCAGTGCGTGCTGGCCTGTCCGACCGGGGCGCTGACCCACGCCATCGACAAGAAGGAACAGGTTCGCATGGGGCTCGCCCGCCTTGCCCGCCCCGAGGCGTGCCTGGCGCGCAAGGGCGAAGGCTTCAAGGGCCTTGCGCGGGGCCCCGACTTCCCCGGCATCCATCGCTACACCGAGATCGACCGCTGGAACCCGATTCCCGTCGCCGACCATCCCTACGACGTCGAGCTGTGCGATCTGTGCGTCCGTGAATGCCCGATCGAGAACGCGATCTCGCTGGAACCGATCGACGGCAACGCCGATGACAAGCGCCGCACGCCCGTGGTGCATGAGGCCTGCGTCGGCTGCGGCATGTGCGAAATGATCTGTCCCGTCGATCCGGCCTGCATCGTGATCGACGAACGCAAACTGTGGGGGACGGCATGA
- a CDS encoding TlpA family protein disulfide reductase: protein MKSSGASRRRSWQIHCRTDDVRVLPMHRRLASALIALGLCATVFHGTASPVRASADRPHPPASRALTFHDQPKPVTDFTFKAGAGESRKLADYRGHVLVVNVWAPWCLPCREEMPSLERLQQAVKGHRILVLPISVDRRGARQVELFYLSEKIAGLPTLTAIARDAVAALGEEIMPFTLVIDREGRERARITGAARWDDPAFIDYLKGL, encoded by the coding sequence ATGAAATCGTCCGGCGCATCAAGAAGACGTTCGTGGCAGATCCACTGCAGAACTGACGACGTGCGCGTGTTGCCCATGCATCGCCGCCTCGCATCAGCGCTGATCGCGCTCGGACTGTGCGCAACGGTCTTTCACGGCACGGCATCACCGGTGCGCGCGAGCGCCGACCGCCCTCATCCGCCGGCCTCCAGGGCACTGACCTTCCACGACCAACCGAAACCGGTGACGGATTTCACCTTCAAGGCCGGCGCCGGCGAAAGCCGCAAGCTCGCCGATTATCGCGGCCACGTTCTGGTGGTGAATGTGTGGGCGCCGTGGTGCCTGCCCTGCCGGGAAGAGATGCCGAGTCTCGAGCGGCTGCAACAGGCGGTGAAGGGGCACAGGATCCTTGTGCTGCCGATCTCGGTCGATCGGCGCGGCGCGCGCCAGGTCGAGCTGTTCTATTTGAGCGAAAAGATCGCCGGTCTGCCGACCCTGACGGCTATCGCGCGCGACGCGGTCGCCGCCCTTGGCGAGGAGATCATGCCGTTCACGCTCGTCATCGACCGCGAGGGGCGCGAGCGCGCCCGCATCACCGGGGCCGCGCGGTGGGACGACCCCGCCTTCATCGACTATCTGAAGGGGCTTTAA
- a CDS encoding NapH/MauN family ferredoxin-type protein: protein MRQFIESLRLLFGAEPRRLEKEDYTPAAAELHAFKQTPEQKKLRIQLIKEEFDNKEKSYKWKGRRWASIILINLMFIVSFHFDVQLVEGALTASRFVGFHMADLNSALQVVLAQKEILINLVIGVVTVGLLWWFVGGRSFCSWVCPYHLLAELAEMLHLKLADKKVVSDHPLHRGTRTVLYVVFALLALVTGYTVFETISPVGIVSRSLIYGGGIAVAWVAILLLIEIFYIRRFWCRYICPIGFTYGLIGTTSPVKVQYKLEHCLHEGECRKVCMVPHVLEMTKKNRAEDVHMDIGADCTRCGMCVDACPTGALTFRLKGLGDLL from the coding sequence ATGAGACAGTTTATCGAGTCCCTGCGCCTGTTGTTCGGTGCCGAACCGCGGCGCCTGGAAAAGGAAGACTACACGCCGGCGGCAGCCGAGCTGCACGCCTTCAAGCAGACGCCCGAGCAGAAGAAACTGCGCATCCAGCTGATCAAGGAAGAGTTCGACAACAAGGAAAAGAGCTACAAGTGGAAGGGCCGTCGCTGGGCATCGATCATTCTGATCAACCTGATGTTCATCGTCTCCTTCCATTTCGACGTTCAGCTCGTCGAGGGCGCCCTGACCGCATCGCGTTTCGTCGGCTTCCATATGGCCGACCTCAATTCCGCCCTGCAGGTCGTGCTCGCCCAGAAGGAAATCCTCATCAATCTGGTGATCGGCGTTGTCACCGTCGGCCTCCTGTGGTGGTTCGTCGGCGGCCGCTCGTTCTGCTCCTGGGTCTGCCCGTACCACTTGCTGGCCGAGCTCGCCGAGATGCTGCATCTCAAGCTCGCCGACAAGAAGGTCGTGTCCGACCATCCGCTGCATCGCGGAACCCGCACGGTGCTCTACGTGGTGTTCGCGTTGCTCGCGCTCGTCACCGGCTACACCGTCTTCGAAACCATTTCGCCGGTCGGCATCGTCAGCCGCTCGCTGATTTATGGCGGTGGCATAGCCGTCGCATGGGTCGCCATCTTGCTGCTGATCGAAATTTTCTATATCCGGCGGTTCTGGTGTCGATATATCTGTCCGATCGGGTTTACCTACGGCCTGATCGGCACCACATCTCCGGTCAAGGTGCAGTACAAGCTCGAGCACTGCCTGCATGAAGGCGAATGCCGCAAGGTCTGCATGGTGCCGCACGTGCTTGAGATGACCAAGAAGAACCGGGCGGAGGACGTGCATATGGATATCGGTGCCGACTGCACCCGCTGCGGCATGTGCGTCGATGCCTGTCCGACCGGCGCGTTGACGTTCCGTCTTAAGGGACTGGGAGATTTGCTGTGA
- a CDS encoding protein NosL, whose translation MTARRGAYRIGRRPFLQGLVCTAVALPLGACFGEADTGPVDIRYDRQLCELCRMIISDPRYAAEVRGGPKNKVFFFDDIGDAIHFLQQEEWKDDPKTEIWVMDAEDGKTWLDARKAHFLPGQITPMDYGYAALGTARENTVSFDEMRKVVIEKGPSSLCLPEGVADDGHDHAQPKG comes from the coding sequence ATGACGGCACGGCGTGGCGCATATCGGATCGGACGGCGGCCTTTCCTGCAGGGCCTCGTGTGCACGGCGGTCGCCCTGCCGCTCGGCGCCTGTTTCGGCGAGGCCGACACCGGCCCGGTCGACATCCGCTACGACCGCCAGCTCTGTGAACTGTGCCGGATGATCATTTCCGATCCGCGCTACGCCGCCGAAGTGCGCGGCGGGCCGAAGAACAAGGTCTTCTTCTTCGACGATATCGGCGACGCCATCCACTTTCTCCAGCAGGAAGAGTGGAAGGACGATCCGAAGACCGAGATCTGGGTGATGGATGCCGAAGACGGCAAGACCTGGCTCGATGCGCGCAAGGCGCATTTCCTGCCCGGTCAAATCACGCCGATGGACTACGGCTATGCCGCGCTTGGCACCGCCCGCGAGAACACTGTCTCCTTCGACGAGATGCGCAAGGTCGTGATCGAGAAGGGGCCGTCGAGCCTTTGCCTGCCGGAAGGCGTTGCGGACGACGGACACGACCACGCTCAGCCGAAAGGGTGA
- a CDS encoding cytochrome C, with amino-acid sequence MKSMKYGLALFASAALFVGAQAIAAGPTAWNEGGGEQDEALHLEPNHENGMEVFEVCTACHMTEGWGTVDGTFPQLAGQHRKVIIKQLADIRALNRDNPTMYPFALPQEIGGAQALADVAEYISNLPMNPEPGYGPGTDLALGEKLYKENCVRCHGENGEGKAEEFYPRIQGQHYKYLVRQFEWIRDGKRRNANPDMVKQIAGFSDADMVAVMDFVSRQKPPAEKVGPPGWINPDFE; translated from the coding sequence ATGAAATCCATGAAATACGGACTGGCGTTGTTCGCGTCGGCGGCTCTGTTCGTCGGTGCCCAGGCAATCGCCGCAGGCCCGACCGCCTGGAATGAGGGCGGCGGCGAGCAGGACGAAGCCCTGCACCTCGAGCCGAACCACGAAAACGGCATGGAAGTGTTCGAAGTCTGCACCGCCTGTCATATGACGGAAGGCTGGGGCACGGTCGACGGCACCTTCCCGCAGCTCGCCGGTCAGCACCGCAAGGTGATCATCAAGCAGCTCGCCGACATTCGCGCGCTCAACCGCGACAACCCGACGATGTATCCCTTCGCCCTGCCGCAGGAAATCGGCGGTGCGCAGGCCCTCGCCGACGTTGCCGAGTACATCTCGAACCTGCCGATGAACCCGGAACCGGGTTACGGCCCGGGCACCGATCTGGCGCTCGGCGAGAAGCTCTACAAGGAAAACTGCGTGCGCTGCCACGGTGAGAACGGCGAAGGCAAGGCCGAAGAGTTCTACCCGCGCATTCAGGGCCAGCACTACAAGTATCTGGTTCGCCAGTTCGAGTGGATCCGCGACGGCAAGCGCCGTAACGCCAACCCGGACATGGTCAAGCAGATCGCCGGCTTCTCCGATGCCGACATGGTCGCTGTGATGGACTTTGTCTCGCGCCAGAAGCCGCCGGCAGAAAAGGTCGGGCCTCCGGGCTGGATCAATCCGGACTTCGAATAA
- a CDS encoding nitrous oxide reductase family maturation protein NosD, translating to MNAHFRHFAAVLGVVLLGTVAVMHIATPDAAETEARVPIPLQPLIDAAEDKAVLELAPGVYQGPISIERPITIDGGGKATIDAGGKGTVISVYTNGTTIKNLHVTNSGDSHNDIDAGIRLEGDYNVVKDNVIDECLFGVDIQQADNNIVRRNKISSKSDATLGVKGDAIRLWYAKHNKVENNTVTGSRDMVIWYSSENRIADNDVHNGRYGLHFMYSKYNLVEGNSFDKNSVGIFLMYSDDVVVRNNRMFQALGPTGIGVGLKETSNVEITDNEILYNATGIYLDMSPFQPDTTNRIYRNTVAFNTIGARFLTDWPGNVFIDNVFVNNIQQASVGEFAGATRNTWEANYWDDFEGFDHDQNGTGDKAYTMMVYADRVWMDVPPAAFFKGTPLLSALDFLERLAPFSDPLVMLQDAEPRMTREFEAKTASEKPAEAGVERVDPFGILGN from the coding sequence GTGAACGCGCATTTTCGCCATTTCGCGGCGGTGCTTGGCGTGGTTCTTCTTGGCACCGTCGCCGTGATGCACATCGCAACCCCGGATGCGGCCGAGACCGAGGCCCGCGTGCCGATCCCGCTGCAGCCGCTGATCGACGCAGCCGAGGACAAGGCGGTGCTCGAACTGGCGCCTGGCGTCTACCAGGGGCCGATCTCGATCGAGCGGCCGATCACCATCGATGGCGGCGGCAAGGCGACCATCGACGCCGGTGGCAAGGGCACGGTGATCAGCGTCTACACCAACGGCACGACGATCAAGAACCTGCACGTCACGAATTCGGGCGATTCCCACAACGACATCGATGCCGGCATCCGCCTCGAAGGCGATTACAATGTCGTCAAGGACAACGTCATCGACGAATGCCTGTTCGGCGTCGACATCCAGCAGGCGGACAACAACATCGTTCGCCGCAACAAGATCTCCTCGAAGTCCGACGCCACCCTTGGCGTCAAGGGCGATGCGATCCGGCTGTGGTACGCCAAGCACAACAAGGTCGAGAACAACACCGTCACCGGCTCGCGCGACATGGTGATCTGGTATTCCTCGGAGAACCGCATCGCCGACAATGACGTGCACAACGGCCGCTACGGTCTGCACTTCATGTACTCGAAATACAATCTCGTCGAGGGCAACAGCTTCGACAAGAACTCCGTCGGCATCTTCCTGATGTATTCCGACGATGTCGTGGTGCGGAACAACCGGATGTTCCAGGCGCTCGGCCCGACCGGCATCGGGGTCGGACTGAAAGAGACCAGCAACGTCGAGATCACCGACAACGAGATCCTCTACAATGCCACCGGCATCTATCTCGACATGTCGCCGTTCCAGCCCGACACCACCAACCGGATCTACCGCAATACGGTGGCCTTCAACACGATCGGCGCGCGCTTCCTGACCGATTGGCCGGGCAACGTGTTCATCGACAACGTCTTCGTCAACAATATCCAGCAGGCTTCCGTCGGCGAGTTCGCCGGCGCCACCCGCAACACCTGGGAAGCCAACTACTGGGACGATTTCGAAGGTTTCGACCACGACCAGAACGGCACCGGCGACAAGGCCTATACAATGATGGTCTACGCCGACCGCGTCTGGATGGACGTGCCGCCGGCTGCCTTCTTCAAGGGAACGCCGCTTCTGTCGGCGCTCGACTTTCTCGAACGGCTGGCGCCGTTCAGTGATCCTCTCGTGATGCTTCAGGATGCCGAACCCCGCATGACGCGCGAGTTCGAAGCCAAGACCGCTTCGGAGAAACCGGCCGAGGCCGGCGTAGAACGCGTCGATCCGTTCGGAATTCTCGGCAACTGA
- a CDS encoding ABC transporter permease has protein sequence MTSLLQSARLDISESLRARWYLIYVLVFGGLIATLFAFGLTESRVMGFTGLSRLLLTYIQLSMAILPVFVLITTVRSLAGDRETGVFEYMLSFPVPLSAWYWGRFLGRFLVVVSPVVLAMLLAIAYGAARGVEVPWTHVIFYTGLLASLVLCFLGISFFISSLARSTDIAQGAAFLIWLILLLFLDLILLGLMIREQLPVDFIVALALANPMQVFRTAAMMLFDPQLVLLGPTAYVILDAFGHTGYLIWSFLYPAVFGGILAAIGYWRFRSTDLV, from the coding sequence ATGACCAGTCTTCTGCAATCCGCTCGCCTGGATATCTCCGAATCGCTGCGCGCGCGCTGGTATCTCATCTATGTGCTCGTCTTCGGCGGGCTGATCGCGACGCTGTTCGCCTTCGGTCTCACCGAGAGCCGCGTGATGGGCTTCACCGGCCTGTCGCGCCTGCTGCTGACCTATATCCAGCTTTCCATGGCGATCCTGCCGGTCTTCGTGCTGATCACCACGGTGCGTTCGCTGGCCGGCGACCGCGAGACCGGCGTCTTCGAGTACATGCTGTCCTTTCCGGTGCCGTTGAGTGCCTGGTACTGGGGCCGCTTTCTCGGCCGCTTTCTGGTCGTCGTCTCACCGGTGGTGCTGGCGATGCTGTTGGCCATTGCCTATGGCGCGGCGCGTGGCGTCGAGGTTCCCTGGACCCATGTCATTTTCTACACCGGCCTGCTCGCCTCGCTGGTGCTGTGTTTCCTCGGCATCAGCTTCTTCATCTCGAGCCTCGCCCGCTCGACCGACATCGCCCAGGGCGCGGCCTTTCTGATCTGGCTGATCCTGCTCCTGTTCCTCGACCTTATCCTGCTCGGCCTGATGATCCGCGAGCAGCTGCCGGTCGATTTCATCGTCGCGCTGGCGCTCGCCAACCCCATGCAGGTGTTCCGCACCGCGGCGATGATGCTGTTCGATCCGCAGCTCGTGCTGCTCGGGCCGACCGCCTATGTCATCCTCGATGCCTTCGGTCACACCGGATATTTGATCTGGTCGTTCCTCTATCCGGCGGTGTTCGGCGGCATCCTGGCGGCGATCGGCTATTGGCGCTTCCGCTCGACGGATCTCGTCTGA